Part of the Halorhabdus utahensis DSM 12940 genome, TTGACGAACGGGATCACCGAGGTCGACGATGCAAAGCAGATGGCGCGGTTCTTCCGCGGTGTTGATGACTGGCCGCTGTCGAGCGAAGACGCTGTCACACTCGGTGTGGACACCAACCGGGGGGAACTCGCGGACGGGTGGTGTCAGGAGTTCCTCGACGACTACGAGAACACGCAATCGCTCCGCGGTGAGGACTTGCTCGCTCAGACCGTCCAGCGCGGGGGCAAATACCGCGGGACGCCACGGGAGTCCATCGCGGCGCTGCTGATCACGCTCGCCACGGCCAACGAGATCGCTCTCCGCCGCGACGACGAGTACATCACCGAGCCCGAGGAGATCGGACGGGCGGTCAGGAACAAGACGAATCTGACCGGTCTACAGATTCGATTCGAGTCGCTGGACGGCATCGATCCCGACCAGATTCGGGAGACAGTCCGGACGCTCATGAGCGAATCACCGGAGGGTAGCGACCCGGATGCGTGGCTCTCGGAGCTGGCTGAGTGGGTCGACGAGAATAGCGTTCTCGTGAAACGCGTCCTTCGGGGCGTCAGCAGAGAGTTTGGCGAAGGTGCATCACTGGATGAGTTGGAAAACGCCCTCGAACCGGCACTCGGCGGAGAGGCACTCGAGACCGAGGACTTCGCGACCGACGAAGTCGAGCGAGAGGCCGAACGGTTCGCTCGTGCCAGAGGGCTGTTCCGTCCAGATGAGGACGATACGACGCTGTGGGCGCGGTTCAGCGAGCGCACGGCCGAGATGCAGCGGCTCCACCCCGGGGCAGACGTCACCGGCGATATGCAGAGCATCGCCGGCGGTAACGAGGTACCCGACGCTGAGCGTCTGCGGACGCTGATCGATGAGGCAGACGCCCACAGGCAGCGCGTCGTCCGAGAACAGTACGAGCGCATCACCGGTGAGACGCCAGCCGACGAGGAGTCGGAGAGTGTCGTTTCCAGCCTCGCGACGTGGTTGTTCGCTCACGACGGAAGCAGCAAGGAAATCGCCGACCGCGTCTCCGTCGAATTCGGGGGTGTGACGATCGACGACCTGTACGATCTCTTCGAGACGGCGTGGGAAGGTGACTCATTCTCGGAAGAGGAACTCGTCGATCCAGCGGTTGTCCAGCAAGCCGAGCGATACTCGAGGGCGCGGGAGCTCCTCGAATCACCCGAAGGCGAGGTCAGTCTTTGGTCGAAGCTCCAAGACGCGTCGAGGCGACTTGAAGAGGAGTATCCGAACCACCCAGTCACAAGCGACGTGGAGGAGACGCTATCTCGGTCACAGCCGCCGAGCGTGGATGAAGTGGAACGGCTTCTTGATAAGGCAGAGAGCCCATTCGAAGTCGACGAACGGCTGGCAGAGCTCGCCGACGAACTGCAGACCGAGTACCCAAATCACGAAGTTACCGCAACAGTCGTTAACGCCGTTGAAGGACCCAGCCAGCCGAGCGACGAGCGCGTGGGCGAATTGATTGAAGAGGCTGAACAGCTGCTTGAAGGTGTGGATGAGCAGTTGCGGCGGATTAGAGAAACGATGAACGAACTTGACGATGGGTCCGTTGTGGTGGTCGAGTCTCTCGATTGATATCCGTTATTCCCGGTAACTCACCTGTGGACGTCAGTCACAATGTGGTTCTCCTGGAATTCAAACTTTCTCTGCCGATCGCAGCTCGTCGGCGACTGTATCCGGTAGGTGTACGTCCCCAATATACGCTGAACAGCCATCGTTGAACGAATCCTCGTCAATACCACACAGTTCGAACGTTTGGATCAGGAATTTCGTTCCCCACATACGTTCGATATCTCTCTTTTCTGCTTCAGCAATCACTCGTCGGTCATTCGAAACGAGAATGGGATCAGTGACCGTTTCAGCGAGTCGGATGAGTGTCCAGTCTGGCTCACCGAGTTCTACTGACTTCGAGTCCAAACGGTCTGTATCCACGCTCTTCGACCTTAGCCAGTCTGGCTTGGTATATTCGTGATGTGGAGTGAACTCACCCTCCCAAATCCGTTCTGTGGTGAGTATATCGTACTCGGCACTCCAGAAGGAGAGATCGTGGAACCAGCTGCCCGACGCAAACGCCGAGAGAACAGAATTATCGAGTATGAGATGCCCGCTATTCATTCATTAGGTCCGGACCAGAATGGAGTTCCTCAACGGTGTCAGGTCCATAATTCGGACGGACATCGTTTTGTTCCAGGAGATTGACGAACTGTTCCTGAGTCATCCTGGCCAACTCAGCGCCACGGCCAACCGAAATGTCTGATTCCTTGTATACTCTCAGTGCGCCACGTCTAATGGCGAGCCTCGCTCTTTCCTCGCTACTCAGTTCCTCAATTGCAGGGTACTCAACGTTGGGGTGCAGCACCTCAGTTAGACCACTTTCGCCGTAGAGTACATCGGTGGCTAACGCGTCACGAGACAGCCGTTTCCCGTTCTGATCTCGTTTGATTTCCCTGTATAGACGGGCATAGGAGGCGATCGCCACTGATCCAAGCTGATACTTCTCCTGCTCGTTTAGTTCGAGTGGTGGAAGGGAATCCTCGCCAGTCGTATCGTCGGACTGTATTCCTGCCTGGATCACCTCCATTACGTCCTGGAGTACGTCCACGACAGCCAAGACGAGGAGAAGTGCGTTTCTATGACGAGGGTCCACTTCCAGGGCTTTCCTGGCAATCTTTGCAGCCCACTGGTTCAATAGCTGTTCAAGGAAGGTGAACAGGATCGCTGAAGCGACGGGGAACTGGACGTCGAACGCATCCAGGCTTCCGAACTCCTCGACAAAATGCTCCTTTAGAACGTCTGCACCGTCTTCGAATCGCTGTTCTGGTGGTAGTTCCAGCAATTCCTCGATAATTCCCTCAATGAACTGCTCTGGATCATCGAACGTAGCTGAGGTAGCTTGCTGTAAGCGCTGGACGAGCATCACCAGTGGCTGGGTTGGATCAACAGATCCGGGGCCCGACCCGCCACTGGAACCAGGAGCATCGTCGCCCAGCATCGATAGTGTACTCTAATCTTGGGGGACACGAATATCTATCGCACCCTTCGTCGTCTGTAGAGCTCCCACTGATGGGCAATCTTCACGAGACAGCCGTGGTTCTGGAAGAGAGGTCGGTTGACTCTCGTTTAGACGGGAATTGGACATAAGGAGTACCAAGCTTGACAAAGAAGAGCGTGTGTATCGCGAAGATGTCGTCACCGAGCGCGAACGCGTCGAGGCGAATGTTCGCTACCAGTTCGAAGAAAGATATTGCACTCATCGATAGGAGTGATGTCAAGGAAGCGCTGTCTCGGTCACAGCCGTCGACCGTGGACGAGGTAGAGCAACTCCTTGAGGAGGCCGAGGATCCATTCAAAGTCGACGAACGGTTGGCGGAAATCGCCGACGAACTGCAGGCCGAGCACTCCGGTCACGAACTGACTACGGAGGTCATCGACGTCGTCGAAGGAAGCAGTCCACCGAGTGACGAGCGCGTAGGGAAGCTGATTGAGGAGGCCGAACAGTTGCTCGCAGGCGTAGACGAGCAATTGAAGCAGATCCGAGAAACGGTGGACGATCTCGAAGATGGCTCCGTTGTGTTAGTCGAGTCTCTCGAGTGACGGAAATGCTACGGTTCACCTCGCAGAATATTAGTAGCCGGCTGTGACTGTCGTCCACTACGAAATAGCCTATACGCCGTCGAAAGCTTCCTCAACGATTGACTTTAGGTCGGAGAATTCATCATCTACCCCTATTTCGTACATTACTTGTGCAATGTCACGGGCATTTTGGACTTTCCCGTCATCGTAGTTGTAGTCCTCCAGAATATCCTCTGCCTCGTCGTAATGTCCTATATTGATGGATTCTGAAACCTCTAACACATCTTCAATCGCATCCGCGTGGAAGTAGTTCTCTATCTCCCTCCTTTCCAGAACCCATCGATCCAAGTCAATTCGGTCTGCTTCATCTACCAACAAGGCTGATTGGTCGCCCAATTCACCACCCTCAGACGTTCGATCACTATCAATGAGAATACCGGAATTTCGGTTAATATGTTTCATGTTTTCTAGTTGATGTCGAAGATTGCCTCCGCCTGCTGGCTGAACTGTAACATTGATACCATCCCAATCATCAAATTCGTGTTGACAGATAACCTCAATAACCGCAGCATCAGAGGCTCCCTCTGTGTACAGAACGTAGTCACTCTGGAGGATGTCGCTGTTTTTAGCGCCGATTGCCTCTATGGCTTCGAATCCATCATCTTTCACGTGCTTGAACTCTGCTTCCCCATCATCGTTCGACGCAACGATGAGACTACCATTCTCGTGAGTATCAATCAGAGATTGTGAGTGAGTCGTGATGATGACCTGATTTCCTTGTGACGCGATTTCTCGGAGTGCTTGATCCATTTCTCTGACCGCACTCGGATGGAGCGAATTTTCAGGTTCTTCGTAAAGCACGTAGTAGCCGTCATCAAGTTCTGAATCAGCATACGACTTCATCATCGATAGAATAAACTGATTCCCCACACCGGAGCCTCGCTCAGAGAGTGGCATCCACTCATCTACGTTGTCGTCTCGAACCTCGATTTTCGGTGAGACAGCTTTAGAAAGGTCAATATCTCCGAGTTCTATTTGAACATCATTTATGTGTGAGTGTTGATCGGAGAGTACCTCATTCAGTGAGGCTTTGATTTCCTCTAGTTCATCCTCAAGTTCGGAACGAATCTTTTGTTTCTGTTCGTTGAGATTGTCACTGCTAAACACGGGGGACATCACTCTGGTCAGCCATGACCCTTGAGTTAGGGATGTTTCGCTTTCGTGGTCGCGTTCGGCAAGGACAGTCACCGTCTCAGATAACTGTTCTTTGATATACTCACGGGAATCTGATTTGCTGAGTTCCTCTTCGTCGATCTGTATAGCGCCCGATTCAATCTCCTCGCCATTGATATACAACCCGTCCGGCGTCCGTCCACTGGAAGACGTATAGCGGGCCGTTATCGAAAGATTATCACCGTCGAGATAGTCGTCTGTCAACATTTCCTTCAGAGTGTCGGAGATCTCTTCGAATTCGCAACAAAGTATAATCGTATTGCTCTCATCGAGCATATGGAAGTCTGATTTGTCCGGCGTGTCGAACTTCAGAAGAAGGTCTATGGCCTCCAACACCGATGACTTCCCGACATCGTTCTTCCCGATTATGATGTTGTACTCTCCAAATTCGAGGGTCTGCTCTTTGATTGCTTTGTAGTTCCGAACGGAAAAAGACGAAATTCTCATCGACATACTTGCGCCGAGTGGTGTCAGGGATGTAAATCTATGTGAGAGGTCTAGTTAGTTGTCAGCCTGCTTCTCCCTCCCGCATCACAGCGAAAGTCGTGTGGCATCTATTCGATGGACAACATTCAAGACACTTCCGCGGGTCTGAACCAAACATCGGCTGACTCTCATATGGAAGGGGATTCTACGACTCCACGAAAGGCCCAACTCGACAAGGAGGAACGCGAACATCTCGAAGATGTCGTCACCGAGATGCGCGAACGCGTTGAGGCGAACGTTCGCTACCAGCTCGAAGAGTACGATCTTGAAGAGCGTCCCAACAAAGATACGTCCCTGAGCGACGAGGAAGAAGGTCTCGTTGAGGCCATCAAACTCGAAGCCGTCGACGGAAACGACTGGGATGACGGCTACGAGCAGTATATCACGGGCGTCGGTTATACCATCGTCAATCGACTCGCTGCCCTTCGCTGTATGGAGGTTCGTGACTTCATCGACGACGAGGTGACGCGATTCCGTGAGGATGGACTCACGCCGGCGGCCGACCGATTAGTCACCGAGGAGTTCATGCTCGAAGAGGAGGCCGTCCTCGAAGCCTATCGAAATGCATGCGACGATCTCGCCGAGGAAATCGAAATTCTCTTCGACCGCTCTACTGCCTATAGTCTGATTGACCCCGATGATGACACTTTTGAAGATCTCTGTGTGATGCTTGACGAGGTTCCCAACGAAGTATGGCGGGCCGATGATGTTCTTGGATGGATTTATGAATACTACAACGTCAAACTCCTTGATGATCTTCGACGAAAGGGAGAACGTCAAGGTCTAGAGCCGGAAGATGTTCCACCCGCTAACCAGTTTTACACCCCACATTGGGTTGTTAGAATGCTCACTGACAATTCACTGGGCAAACTATATTTAGAAGATACAGGGGAACTGCAGAATGTCGTTGATTCTCAGGAATCAATCACTCCTCAAGAGCGCAAAAACCGTCCCCTGTCACCTGAGAAATCAGCAGAGTTAGCTGATTTTTGCACCTATATTGTACCGTCTGAAGAAGGAGGTAAACCCCCTGAATTTGGCGAGCCTGCAGACATTCGCGTAATAGATCCAGCTTGCGGTAGTGGCCACTTTTTGTTATATGCCTTTGATATTCTGGAACGTATTTGGAGGAAGGAAACGAAAGTCGATCATAAAGATATACCTCGTAAGATTTTGAAACATAATCTCTATGGCGTTGACCTTGATATGCGAGCCTGCCAACTCGCTGCCTTCAATCTCTATCTGAAAGGGAGGACACGTACTGAAGCAGAAGGTGGCAGTGACTTTGAAATGCCCAAAGTGAGTATTGTTTGTGCAGATGCGAAGATCGCCGACATAGAGGGGATCGAAGATGTATTTGATGAGGTTATTTCCAATAGTTCGAGTATCAAATCAGCTCTAAGTGAAGACGATGTCGAAGAAGCCTTAAATAATATTGTAAGATCTTTTGAAGACATTCACGGCCTTGGTAGCCTCCTCGATGTTCGAGGAACCCTTGGAGAAATGTTTAGTGACGATAGTGAGGGGCTTCAATTAACTTTCGAGGATGATTTTACAGCTGATTATACTTTAAGCGGTTTTCTACATACACTACAGGAAGCTATTGCAGAACATGATAACAACGAATCGTTCCTTGCACAGGATTTGAGAAGCTTCATTCGGTTAATCGATATACTCGCTCAGGAATATGATGTTGCTCTGATGAATCCCCCCTATGGGTCGCGAAAACGGATGCCCGATGAAGTAACTGAATATGTTGAAGAACATTACAGGTACAACCCCGAATATTATATAAATTTCTTCGAAGTCTGTGATAACATAACAAAAGAAAACGGCCGTATCGGTATGCTTATCCCCCGGTCGTTTATGTTCAAAAAATGGTTTAAACAATTCCGAGAAGACTTTGTTGGTGGAGAGGGGGTTTTTGATTTCCTTGCTGAATTTGGGTTAGGAATTCTTGATAATGCTACTGTCCGTACAGCTGCTACTGTTGTTAGGTCAGGAGTTGAAGGGGATGATACTGGATCATTTATTCGGCTGTATGATGTTGAAAGCGAAAGCAAAGAAGAAGCTTTCTTGGATACAATCTCAAAGTCAGATGATATCAAAAGAAAAAGGTTATATAATGTTCAGCTATCTGAATTTTCGATCGTGCCCGAAACTCCCCTGAGTTATTCTATACCTTCGGAAATCCGGTATCTACACGACACTGATTTGAAAATAGATGCTGAGGTAGCAGAGATCGATGGAAACAGTATCTCTACGATTGCAACAGGCCTCCAGACGGGTAACAACGACCGGTTCCTACGAAAACACTGGGAATCAATCTCTGACGATTTCCGCCCATATGCGAAGGGAGGTGCAGACGCTTGGATTATTCCACCAGCCATCCATACGGTGAACTTCAATGGAGGAGGAAGGGAGATCCGCGCTGCTGGACGTGCCCGATTCCAGAATAGTCAGTTCTATGGCAAAGAAGGGCTAAGCTGGACATACATTAAGGATACAGGGAGGAGATTTGGCTATCTGCCAGAAGGTTATGTATTCGATGTTGCCGGATCAATGGTATTCCCCGAGGAGGATTACTCTCCTTGGAGGTTGATGTCTGTTCTAAATAGTGACCTATATCACTGTCTCTTCCTTTCATTGACTCCAGAAAGACAGTGGAACCAAGGTGATGTTGGCCGAATTCCTTGGATCAGCGACCTAGATGATGAAGAGGAGCTAATAGATATTTCCAAGGAGCAGTATCAGCTAATGATTTCCCAGCGAGTATATGATCCTACTAGTCCTTTCTATATCGGCCCGGCCCTATTACCAGATCAATCAAATGTCGAATTCTTCTATAACCATCCTGTTTTAGATAAAATCGAAGAAATTTCAAAGACCGATTTTAGTGGGTCGAATCCGGCAGTATCGGTTACTGAAGCAGTTCAAAAAGCGCAACAACGGAAAAGTCGAAAGAGTAGTCAGCTTGAACAACTTGCTACCCAAGTAGACGAAATAATCTATGATGAGCTGGAGATACAGGATAAGGTGAGGCAGAAAATCATCTCTGAAATAGCTCTTCGCACAGGAGAGGATCCAGAAAATCGTGAAATCTCTTCAGCTCTGGTGGAATCCGTTGGAGATACTCAACATCAAATAAAGCTTCTACTTCATCATTTTGCAGTTGAATCTATCCAACAGAAAAGCGATGGGATTGTGCCAATTTCTTCTGAAAGAGGTCATCCGAATATCTTTGATGCAGTTAAAGAAAGAATCGAAAACGCATATGAAGGACACGCTGAAGATCGATTAGCGGAAATTGACGACTTACTTGGGAGCAGATCAGCAGACGAGGAGGCATATCCGAACATTCGCCACTGGGTCAGTAATGACCTATTTGAGTTCCATACCGACACGATGGAAAATACACCGATCATCTGGAAAATGACCACTTCTGGTCTGACGTCAGATAGAGAAGAAGATGGATTCGCCTGCTTTATTGATTATAAGCAACTTGATGCAGCCCTATTTGATCGTCTAAGCAATCAGTATCTTGAACCACGAAAAGCAGAACTCAGGGAACAACGTTCTGCTGCAAATCAACGTCAAAATAATGAATCACTTTCCAGTACTGAGCGAGCAGAAGCTACTGAAGAGTTCGAGTTTTGTACGAATGCTCTTGAGCAGATAGCAGTATTTGAAGAAGTGATTCAAGAACTTGCGATGGCCAATACTCGAGACTGGGATCAAAGCAAACAAAATATAGCCTCTAATTTAGAGTCTAAAGTAAAGGATTTCCGTGAAAAGACCGAAAAGCGTCTCCGTCTTCTTGAAAAGTTGGCCCAGAAAGATGACGTAAGCCTAGCTGATATATTTACGAAAACATTCTATCCTACTGCACAGCAGGAGAGAGAAGAGTGGACAGGATCACTAAAGGAACTCGAAGAAGCCTGTAGGGCCTACAGCAGGGACGCGTCAGAGCCTGTTGAAGCACACTATTATGATTATCTCTCATATTTTGATGAGGTAATTGGGTCAACCCACTTTGCAAGCAACGGTATTTTATTTATGACATATTACTTCGAAGATGGCACTAAATATCTGGAAGATGGGACACCGAAAGAGGATTTATCCGAAGAAGGCCAGATCCTTGCGGAACTAGCAGTTGGCCTTGAAGACTATATCAATCTTGCAGAAGAAATTAATGAGGATTGCGAACGGCTTACGAAGTCAATCCCTTCGAATTGGGAAGATCGAGCATTATCTGAGATCTTGACACAGGGTTATCAACCCAAATATAAGCATGGTGTAGAAATAAATATAATACCTCTGTCAGACAAAAATATTGTACCGGATATTGTTGAGGACAAGGTGATTTGAGATGACTATAATCGGGTATCAAAATATCTATCACAATCCTGAACTTATGGACTTACAAAAGATGCTATCCGACTTTTTCCCAACAGACGATCAAGGTATCCCATGACCCAAGGAGAGATCTGTCAGCTTTTGTCAGAACTGAGTGGGAGCGCAACTCAGGAAAAAATAGCTGAGCTAGCCCAAGAAAAATATCCTGATCGCACACTCGCTGCTTATGTTGGGGAATTTCTACACATAATGAAAGAAAAGGGGCTAGTGGAGATCGTCAACGGGTATTGGAAGATTACTGATATGGATTCAGTACCGAAAATTGAACACCGAATCGACGAACTTGATGCCGTTATTAGTGAAGAGACTCTAAGAAATGACTGCGGGATTACTATTTCAAACCTTGTTGGTTCACTTCGATTAGAGAGGGAGCTAGATTTAGGGGCCCTCAATTCAGATCTGGAAAATACAGACTATCATCCGGAGACATATCCAAGTATGATCTATCGTCCCGATATAGATAGCAGTATGAGCGTACTAACTCCTTCGAGTGGGCGATTAGCTATTGTGGGGGCTAAAAACAAAGAAGAGTTATTAAAAGGGGTCGATGATTTTCTCGGAAAATTAGCTATGCTTGGTATTGATGTCGATAAAAATACAAATGATTTACTCGTTCAGAATATTGTCGGTGACTTTGATATAGGACGAGAAATAGATCTTTCAGCCCTGTCTATTGCACTTGGCCTTGAGAATATTGAGTATGAGCCTGAACAGTTTCCGGGAATCATATATCGAGGGGGTGGAAATTCCACGGTTCTTCTCTTTAACTCCGGGAAATGCGTTATCACTGGCTCAAAATCTTATTTGGAGCTTGTTCAGGCCAGAGATGATATAATTAGGATCCTCTCAAAACATGGCCTTGAAACGGATCTTGAAGAGTACAACGTAATCTCTTCGGAGGAGAATGGTTCCGATAGTAGTAAAGAATAACATCGATGCAAGCTACCCAAACTCTCCCTGACGCTGCAAAAGACACAATCCGCCGCAAATTCGACCGCGCAGAGTCGAACGACCCGATCGTTCTCTGGTGGGACGACGGTAACTACCTCGAAGACATCCTCCAGCAGGCCTGTGCCGAACTCGGCGTCCCGCTGAAGACTGCCGAAAAAACACCGCTGGAACTCCGTGCTGACCCAGTCGACGGTGAGCAGGTCTGGTACGTTCCACACGTCAAAGAGCCAGCCGACAGAGAAGGTGACTACGACTGGTTTCGGGACGTCCAGCACACGGGGAGCGAGGTGGAGATGAGCATCGAGGATCTCACCGTCCACGTCTTCGGGAGCGAACAGCTCCAAGCGTGGGAACTGAAGAACGCCACCCAATCCGACAACCCTCAGCAGCGCCGGGAGATCGCGCGAATCCTCCACGACCAACTCACCGGCGGCCAGCTCCCGACGCTCGAACAACTCCGTACCCAGATCGTCACCGGGGGCTATACCGATCCGGTGGCGTTCGTGCTGGAGAACGGCTGGGCAGATATCGACGACGATCCCCAGACCGTCGACCAGATGAAGGACTTGCTGACCAGCGAGGGCGTCGACGCGGTCGCCGACGAGAGCGAGCCTACGACCATCGAAACCCAGACGCGTCGGTGGGCGGTCGCGGAGTGGTTGATTCACGCTGGCGCCGACGCCGACCGCTTCCCCAGCAAGTTCCGGGCCGAAACCGCCGGCGCTCACGACCTGCCGGAACTCAAGTCACTGCTGAACAACACGACCTCGCCCGATCTGATCGCCGACCGCTACCTCGGGGAGGCGGTGTGGCCCGACGTAGTCGATACCATCGACGATCCGTGGGAACTGTCGAGTTGTATCGTAGACGCTGCACTCGAACGCCGTCTCTGGGATGAGTGGCACGCGTCCTTCGACGTCGGTGACTACGAGGAGTGTCTCGATCGTGCCGAGGAACGGTACGAAGCCCTCCTCGGGAGCGAGGACATCCACGGGAACTACCGAGGCGCATACGGCCCGGATAGCCCGTGGACGCAAACGTGGGAGCAGGCCGCCGAGGTGGCCCGTCTCGCACATCAGCTCGACACGTGGGACGAGAACGTGAACGACGACGTCGTCTCCCTGTACGCGGACGAGGATGACGGTACGTGGCAGATCGACAACGCCATCCTTAATCTCGTCGTCTCCGGCGAACCGGAGACTGACCTTCCCGGCAACCACCCGGCGACCAAAACGCTGGACGACCTCCGCACCCAGCTCCAGTCGGAGTACGTCGACTACCTCGAAGACCTCGGCGACCTCGTCACTGAGACCATCGAGGCTGGCGCTCCATTCGTCGACGAGGATCACGCCTACCAGTTCTTCACCAAGGAATCCGACGGCCTCGAGAGCGGGCAGACGGTCGCGCTGTTCGTCATCGACGCCCTTCGACTCGACCTTGCCCGTCGCCTCGCGGACGAACTCCGCGAGTACGTGGCGACCATCCCGGCCGACGCGCCCGAGTTCGCCGTCGAAGAGAGTGTCTGGCTCGGGACACTACCCTCGGAGACCGAGTTCGGGAAGGCCGCCCTCACGCCCGGTGAAGTCCAGATGTTCGACATCTCGCTCGTCGATGGCGACCTATTGCCGCTCCGCAACAACCGTGAAGTCAACACAAACCGACGCAACTCGCTGCTGGATGGTGACGGCTGGACGGTCACGCGCGAGGAAGACGAGGGCTGGCAGTCGACGCGTGTGGCCTACTTCAAGAATGACCTCGACAATATGGGTGAGAAGGAACTCAGCGATCTCGAAGAGATGCTTGCCCAGCGTGTCGACTCTCTCGCGGAATTCATTGGCACGAAGGTCGAACAGGGCGAGTGGGATCAGGCCTACGTCCTGACCGACCACGGGTTCGTCCTCCTGCCTCACGACGTAACCCCGGGGAAAATCTCACGACCGACGGAGTCGACAGACTCCGGTCGTCGGTGGGTTGCCGGCGAGAACGTCGACGAGGACTCGCCCGGTGTGCTGCTCGACGCCAGCACTCGGTTGGGATATCTCGACGCCAACGTCAGCGCCTTCGCGAGCCCGCTCAGGCGGTTC contains:
- the pglZ gene encoding BREX-5 system phosphatase PglZ, which codes for MQATQTLPDAAKDTIRRKFDRAESNDPIVLWWDDGNYLEDILQQACAELGVPLKTAEKTPLELRADPVDGEQVWYVPHVKEPADREGDYDWFRDVQHTGSEVEMSIEDLTVHVFGSEQLQAWELKNATQSDNPQQRREIARILHDQLTGGQLPTLEQLRTQIVTGGYTDPVAFVLENGWADIDDDPQTVDQMKDLLTSEGVDAVADESEPTTIETQTRRWAVAEWLIHAGADADRFPSKFRAETAGAHDLPELKSLLNNTTSPDLIADRYLGEAVWPDVVDTIDDPWELSSCIVDAALERRLWDEWHASFDVGDYEECLDRAEERYEALLGSEDIHGNYRGAYGPDSPWTQTWEQAAEVARLAHQLDTWDENVNDDVVSLYADEDDGTWQIDNAILNLVVSGEPETDLPGNHPATKTLDDLRTQLQSEYVDYLEDLGDLVTETIEAGAPFVDEDHAYQFFTKESDGLESGQTVALFVIDALRLDLARRLADELREYVATIPADAPEFAVEESVWLGTLPSETEFGKAALTPGEVQMFDISLVDGDLLPLRNNREVNTNRRNSLLDGDGWTVTREEDEGWQSTRVAYFKNDLDNMGEKELSDLEEMLAQRVDSLAEFIGTKVEQGEWDQAYVLTDHGFVLLPHDVTPGKISRPTESTDSGRRWVAGENVDEDSPGVLLDASTRLGYLDANVSAFASPLRRFSKQGVGDARFYHGGLLPQEFVLDFISITQG